In Seriola aureovittata isolate HTS-2021-v1 ecotype China chromosome 17, ASM2101889v1, whole genome shotgun sequence, a genomic segment contains:
- the cnp gene encoding 2',3'-cyclic-nucleotide 3'-phosphodiesterase → MDTEKSSEVLDASETPQQEEAVMEKEVVSKLETPVESTEPEKPPAAGEETEQLAVNGHDTEIINIKETEELIVTENVTLSEEKTEIEIDDSLPNEKSETESVPGAVAPPEPDESSEKISDPVAALDTEPENSQPEQQPVPENDPEPLPVQTPLAESAPVPEPEKLAESVPEAELQEQTSPEPVTLPQPVETQPPSQEEKASEQVETEAELQNTMDTGAEEVAKDGEAANDVAAEPTKEGGEEKPAAAEKAAASETVLVAEVSSDKPTEAVALKEDGSGEKVKPAEDKKETEPEKSVESDTLKGAEAAAAADDEVVKSEQNNAEPEKEEDTVPASGSLSFALLEREQTKNALRTSRTIVVLRGLPGSGKSFLARAIADAYKDHCSVICADDHGVKPENPESSADGYKALDEAVVACCSAGTASSVLVVVDDTNHTQDRLARLGEIAEAHHLVAIFLEPQTAWSSDLAQLTKKTRRGLEEAQLEAMKGPLEEVSIPFYFGWFLLSSVQDKVRCTSMDFLKTLDTLEAFKKHMIDFTGKAEKEVDLEQYFEAKGTLHCTTKFCDYGKAEGAKEYALKPTVKDFYGSTFELSLSALFVTPRTVGARVSLTEEQLLLWPDDAEKEAASVVPAAASLPLGSRAHVTLGCAEGVEPVQTGLDLLEILALQQEGQQGELVEEMELGSLTYYGEGRWLLSLREPICAPACFSSFYTRKELEPTKKEPEKKKKPKCSIL, encoded by the exons ATGGATACTGAAAAGAGCAGCGAGGTTTTAGATGCGTCAGAGACTCCACAGCAAGAGGAGGCTGTAATGGAAAAAGAGGTTGTGTCAAAATTGGAGACACCAGTGGAATCCACAGAGCCTGAGAAGCCACCAGCTGCTGGTGAGGAGACTGAGCAGCTGGCAGTAAATGGTCATGATACAGAAATCataaacataaaagaaacagaagagttgattgtgacagaaaatgtgacactgtccgaggagaaaacagaaatagagaTTGACGACAGCTTGCCCAATGAAAAATCTGAAACGGAGTCAGTGCCCGGTGCGGTGGCTCCACCAGAACCAGATGAGTCATCTGAAAAGATCTCTGACCCAGTTGCAGCTTTAGACACAGAACCAGAGAACAGTCAGCCTGAACAGCAGCCTGTGCCAGAGAATGACCCAGAACCTTTGCCTGTGCAAACGCCTCTGGCAGAGAGTGCCCCTGTACCAGAGCCAGAGAAATTGGCAGAATCAGTTCCAGAAGCTGAACTACAAGAGCAAACATCACCTGAACCAGTCACACTGCCGCAGCCAGTAGAAACACAACCACCCAGCCAAGAAGAGAAAGCGTCAGAACAAGTGGAGACTGAAGCTGAACTGCAGAATACCATGGATACTGGAGCAGAAGAAGTTGCCAAAGATGGGGAGGCAGCGAATGATGTCGCAGCTGAGCCTACaaaggaggggggagaggaaaaaccagcagctgcagagaaagcAGCGGCATCAGAGACGGTTTTGGTGGCAGAAGTTTCCTCTGATAAGCCAACAGAAGCTGTGGCATTAAAGGAGGACGGTTCAGGTGAAAAAGTGAAACCTGCAGAGGACAAGAAGGAAACTGAACCTGAAAAATCGGTTGAGTCTGATACTCTGAAGGGAGCTgaagcggcagcagcagcagatgatgaagTTGTTAAATCTGAGCAGAATAATGCTGAACCTGAAAAGGAAGAAGATACAGTCCCTGCATCTGGTTCTCTGTCCTTTGCTCTCCTGGAACGAGAGCAGACCAAAAACGCCCTGCGCACCTCTCGCACCATTGTTGTTCTCAGAGGCCTTCCAGGAAGCGGCAAAAGTTTCTTGGCGCGTGCAATAGCTGATGCCTACAAAGACCACTGCTCTGTCATCTGTGCTGATGACCATGGTGTAAAGCCAGAGAATCCAGAATCATCTGCGGACGGATACAAGGCTCTGGATGAAGCTGTGGTGGCCTGCTGCAGCGCAGGAACAGCTTCCTCTGTGCTGGTAGTGGTGGATGACACCAACCACACCCAGGATCGGCTGGCCCGCCTGGGGGAGATTGCTGAGGCGCACCATCTTGTTGCCATCTTCCTGGAACCACAAACAGCATGGAGCAGTGATCTAGCACAGCTGACCAAGAAGACCAGGCGAGGCCTAGAGGAGGCCCAACTGGAAGCCATGAAGGGTCCACTCGAGGAAGTGTCTATTCCTTTTTACTTTGGCTggtttcttctctcctctgtccaggACAAGGTTAGGTGCACATCAATGGACTTCCTTAAAACGCTGGACACCTTGGAGGCCTTCAAGAAACACATGAtagact TCACTGGTAAAGCTGAAAAAGAGGTGGATCTGGAGCAGTACTTTGAAGCCAAAGGAACCCTCCATTGCACTACAAAATTCTGTGACTATGGGAAAGCAGAAGGTGCCAAAGAATATGCACTGAAGCca ACTGTCAAAGATTTCTATGGCTCTACATTCGAGTTGTCACTGAGTGCTCTCTTTGTCACTCCTCGCACTGTCGGTGCCAGAGTGTCCCTCACTGAGGAGCAGCTTCTGCTGTGGCCAGACGATGCCGAAAAGGAGGCAGCGTCTGTTGTCCCTGCAGCTGCCTCCCTGCCTCTGGGAAGCCGCGCCCACGTTACTCTGGGGTGCGCAGAGGGTGTCGAGCCAGTTCAAACAGGCCTGGATCTGCTGGAAATCCTAGCCCTGCAGCAGGAAGGCCAGCAGGGGGAGCTGGTCGAGGAGATGGAGCTCGGCTCGCTGACCTATTACGGTGAAGGAAGGTGGCTGCTCAGCCTCAGAGAGCCCATCTGCGCCCCAGCCTGCTTCTCCAGCTTCTACACGCGCAAGGAGCTGGAGCCGACCAAAAAAGAacctgagaagaagaagaagccaaaGTGCAGCATACTGTAA
- the nkiras2 gene encoding NF-kappa-B inhibitor-interacting Ras-like protein 2: MGKSCKVVVCGQGAVGKTAVLEQLLYANHVAGSEPMETLEDIYIGSIETDRGTREQVRFYDTRGLRDGMEFPRHYYTFADGFVLVYSIDSKESFKRMEALKKDIDRHRDKKEVTIVVLGNKLDRQDERRVDSNLAQNWAKNEKVRLWEVSVVDRRTLIEPFVYLASKMTQPQSKSTFPLSRNKNKGSGSTDS; this comes from the exons ATGGGCAAGAGCTGTAAAGTGGTTGTGTGTGGCCAAGGTGCAGTAGGTAAAACGGCTGTTTTGGAGCAACTACTGTATGCCAACCATGTTGCAG GTTCGGAGCCCATGGAGACCCTGGAGGATATCTATATTGGCTCCATAGAGACTGACCGTGGCACACGAGAGCAAGTGCGCTTCTATGACACCCGTGGACTCCGGGATGGGATGGAGTTCCCTCGACATTACTACACTTTTGCAGATGGCTTTGTACTTGTTTATAGCATTGACAGTAAAGAGTCCTTTAAACGAATGGAGGCACTCAAGAAGGACATAGACCGTCATAGAGACAAGAAAGAG GTGACCATTGTTGTGCTGGGTAACAAGCTAGACAGGCAGGACGAAAGGAGAGTCGACTCTAACCTGGCCCAGAACTGGGCGAAGAACGAGAAGGTTCGTCTGTGGGAGGTGTCGGTGGTGGACCGACGTACACTCATTGAACCCTTTGTGTACCTGGCCAGTAAAATGACCCAGCCACAGAGCAAGTCCACCTTCCCTCTCAGTCGCAACAAGAATAAGGGCAGTGGTTCTACAGACAGTTAA
- the odad4 gene encoding outer dynein arm-docking complex subunit 4, with protein MSGKDGGDDGQKPQSVFSTLMADGDWLYIKGEYKKAIDRFTTALTLKPDDKNCYVGRAKCYLKMGQSENALKDAEASLEEDVTFFEGLYQKAEALYYLGEFEFALVFYHTGQKLRPHIQEFRLGIQKAQESIENSVGCPSSVKLEIKGDLSCLQKDEERVRPITAIQHLKKEKKQQTQKTPKSEKTIKQLLGEFYSDKKYLENLLKDKDLVKGKMKNGEQLQDVIQSSLTYLDNCTELWNQEKPICARERDRKLMQQKCSKLCPIAPSEPALSLLKSLDDFDAELTSGNAESNLKKAKEVMKTVQGWSEKDAPNKKKVLGSLHSCIGNALMYLGDMEKALDHHQKDLELAKQCKLPEAMSRALDNIGRVYAQIGQLTQAIEFWEKKIPLVRGGLEKTWLFHEIGWCYLELNRHKEARDYGVRSVAAADEIADEKWQINANVLVAQSEMNLGNFESSVASFERALTHAKLQKDDSSMNAIQKALDEAKQHLSQ; from the exons atgtcaggcAAAGATGGAGGCGACGATGGTCAAAAGCCACAGAGCGTATTCTCCACTTTAATGGCCGACGGGGATTGGCTTTACATTAAAGGAGAGTATAAAAAGGCTATAGACAGATTCACAACG GCTCTGACTTTAAAGCCTGATGATAAGAACTGCTATGTTGGCCGAGCCAAATGTTACCTGAAGATGGGGCAATCTGAAAACGCTTTAAAAGATGCAGAGGCTTCACTCGAAGAAGACGTGACATTTTTCGAG GGATTGTACCAGAAGGCAGAGGCTTTATACTACTTGGGAGAATTTGAATTCGCACTGGTGTTTTACCACACAGGACAAAAGCTACGTCCACATATACAGGAGTTCAGACTGGGTATCCAAAAAGCACAGGAGTCCATAGAAAACTCTGTTGGTT GCCCTTCATCTGTAAAACTGGAGATTAAGGGAGATTTATCATGTCTCCAAAAAGATGAGGAG AGGGTACGGCCAATTACTGCTATTCAGCAtctgaagaaggaaaaaaaacagcagaccCAGAAGACCCCCAAGAGTGAAAAGACAATCAAACAACTGCTGGGAGAGTTTTACAGTGACAAGAAATATCTAGAAAACCTGCTGAAAGACAAAG ATTTGGTAAAAGGCAAGATGAAGAATGGGGAACAACTGCAGGACGTCATTCAGAGCTCCCTCACATACCTCGACAATTGCACTGAGTTGTGGAACCAGGAGAAACCTATCTGTGCACGGGAAAGGGACCGTAAGCTCATGCAACAAAAATGTAGCAAGCTCTGTCCCATTGCACCCTCTGAACCTGCTCTGTCCCTGCTGAAGAGCCTGGATGACTTTGATGCAG AGTTGACATCCGGAAATGCAGAGAGTAATCTCAAGAAGGCAAAAGAGGTCATGAAGACAGTGCAGGGATGGTCAGAGAAAGATGCacctaataaaaaaaaggttttgggCAGCCTGCACAGTTGCATTGGGAATGCTTTGATGTACCTGGGAGATATGGAGAAAGCATTAGACCATCATCAAAAAGACTTGGAGTTGGCTAAACAGTG CAAACTTCCAGAAGCAATGTCCAGGGCGCTGGACAACATTGGCAGAGTATATGCCCAAATTGGACAGTTGACACAGGCCATTGAGTT CTGGGAAAAGAAAATACCACTTGTGCGTGGTGGTTTGGAGAAGACCTGGTTGTTTCACGAAATTGGTTGGTGTTACCTGGAGCTTAATCGCCATAAAGAAGCCCGAGACTATGGCGTCCGTTCAGTTGCTGCGGCTGATGAAATTGCTGACGAAAAATGGCAGATAAATGCCAACGTGTTGGTGGCACAATCAGAAA TGAACCTTGGAAACTTTGAATCCAGTGTCGCCAGCTTTGAGAGAGCCTTAACCCATGCCAAACTGCAAAAAGACGACTCCTCCATGAATGCTATTCAGAAG GCTCTTGATGAAGCAAAGCAACACCTATCACAATGA
- the dnajc7 gene encoding dnaJ homolog subfamily C member 7, giving the protein MATENCDAVNMDPDMDLLSDEELEREAEGFKEQGNAFYIKKDYAEAFNYYTKAIDMCPKNASYYGNRAATLMMLCRYREALEDSQQAVRLDNTFMKGHLREGKCHLSLGNAMAASRCFQRVLELEPDSSQAQQELKNAESILEYERMAEIGFDKRDFRMVVFCMDRALESASACHRFKILKAECLALLGRYPEAQSVASDILRMDSTNADALYVRGLCLYYEDCIDKAVQFFVQALRMAPDHDKARLACRNAKALKAKKEEGNKAFKEGNFEAAYELYSEALTIDPNNIKTNAKLYCNRATVGSKLKKLEQAIEDCTKAIKLDETYIKAYLRRAQCYMDTEQYEEAVRDYEKVYQTEKTKEHKHLLKNAQLELKKSKRKDYYKVLGVDKNATEDEIKKAYRKRALLHHPDRHSGASPEVQKEEEKKFKEVGEAFSVLSDPKKKSRYDSGQDLEDDGMNMGDFDANNIFKAFFGGPGGFSFEASGPGNFFFQFG; this is encoded by the exons ATGGCGACGGAGAACTGTGATGCTGTGAACATGGACCCTGACATGGACCTGCTCAGCGACGAAGAATTAGAAAG GGAAGCAGAGGGCTTCAAAGAGCAAGGCAATGCATTTTATATCAAGAAGGATTATGCAGAAGCATTCAATTATTACACCAAGGCCATAG ACATGTGTCCAAAGAACGCAAGTTACTATGGAAACCGGGCAGCCACATTAATGATGTTGTGCCGGTATAGAGAGGCTTTAGAGGATTCCCAGCAAGCAGTACGACTAGATAAcaccttcatgaag GGCCATCTGCGAGAGGGCAAGTGCCACCTGTCCCTTGGCAATGCTATGGCTGCCAGTCGCTGCTTCCAGAGGGTTCTGGAGCTGGAGCCAGATAGCAGCCAGGCACAGCAGGAG CTGAAGAATGCAGAATCTATCCTTGAATATGAGAGAATGGCAGAGATTGGATTTGACAAGCGAGACTTCAGGATG GTCGTCTTTTGCATGGACCGGGCCTTGGAGTCAGCCTCAGCCTGTCACAGGTTCAAGATACTGAAGGCAGAGTGCTTAGCCCTGCTGGGACGCTACCCAGAGGCTCAGTCTGTTGCCAG TGATATTCTGCGAATGGACTCCACTAATGCAGACGCACTGTATGTGCGTGGTCTTTGTCTCTACTATGAGGACTGCATTGACAAGGCCGTCCAGTTCTTTGTTCAGGCCCTGCGTATGGCTCCTGACCATGACAAGGCTCGGCTTGCATGCAGA aATGCCAAAGCACTAAAAGccaagaaggaggaggggaacaAGGCGTTCAAGGAGGGAAACTTTGAGGCAGCGTATGAGCTGTACTCTGAGGCATTAACAATAGACCCCAACAACATCAAGACTAATGCCAAACTGTACTGTAATAGGGCCACTGTTGGATCTAAG CTGAAGAAACTAGAACAGGCCATTGAAGACTGCACAAAGGCCATTAAACTGGATGAGACCTACATCAAGGCCTATTTACGGAGAGCACAGTG CTACATGGACACAGAGCAGTATGAAGAGGCAGTGCGAGACTATGAGAAGGTTTACcagacagagaagacaaaag AACACAAGCACCTCCTGAAAAATGCCCAGCTGGAGTTGAAGAAAAGCAAACGGAAAGATTACTACAAAGTGCTAGGGGTGGATAAGAATGCCACGGAAGATGAGATCAAGAAAGCTTACCGCAAACGTGCACTTTTACATCACCCAG ACCGTCACAGCGGAGCTAGTCCTGAGGtgcagaaagaagaagagaagaagttcAAGGAGGTGGGCGAGGCCTTCAGTGTGCTTTCAGACCCAAAGAAGAAGTCACGCTATGACAGCGGCCAGGATCTTGAGGATGACGGCATGAACATGGGAG ATTTTGATGCCAACAACATTTTCAAGGCGTTCTTTGGAGGCCCAGGAGGTTTTAGTTTTGAAG CATCTGGACCAGGAAATTTCTTCTTCCAGTTTGGTTAA